ATCCTGAATTGAGAGTAAGTCCAGTACCAGTGAAGTCGGTGATTGTTTCTGAGTTGGTGCGGAATCCACCAGAGGCTCGTGTGACACCAACAACGTCGAGTGGATATGATGGAGTTACTCCTATACCAAAATTACCAGATGAATCGAAACGAGCCACCTCTGTATTTGACGTACTAAACAATATCGCGCCAGCTTCCCTGTTGATAATAGCTAGATTTAGTCCGTTTCCTTGAATAAGGCTACCGTCAGCAGCCAAAGTGCCTGTTGTTCCGTTAGTAAGTTTTAATTCGGGAAATGAAGTTGCATTGATGTGTAGCCCTGTTCCTCCACCAGCAAGAGCAGGTGCCGCGGTACCAATACCCACATTTCCTGCTATTTCTATGTCCCCATCACTTTGTGCTACCAACAATTCTGTACCTGCAGAATTTTCCAAACGGATTGAACCACCACTTACTATTGGCCTGATATTTGAAAGCCACGCTATGTCAGCACCGTCATTCAATTGTAAATCTCCATCGATATGCAACTTCGATCCAGGTGTTGTGGTACCAATACCGACGTTGCCTGCTCCATTAATGATCATTTGTGTATCGAGAGTTCCGTTCGAAGTGGAAAATCGCAAATCGCCGTACTCTGCACCAGATTCATTTTCAGAACTTATACGAGCACCTATATAATTTTCAGGACTTGCATCATTATTATCCCAATTCTGAAAATCTAAACGTCCATAATCTGCTCCCGCACTTTGCTTTGCGCCTCCAATGGTAACGGTGCGTTGTACATCAGCACTTCCCCCTCTATCTGCAACTATGTTCCCACCGTAAATATGTAGTTTCTCACTTGGTGAAGTAGTACCGATACCGATGTTGCCATCCACACCAACAGTCAGTACGCGACTACCACTGAAATCATCAGCTACAAAAATAGGTGCAGTTTGCGTATTAGAGCCTACAAGATGCAGTGTTGGTACAGTTGTAGTGCTTGAATCATTTTGAATAAAGAACGGTTGGTTTATATCAAACCGTTCGGACGTTGAATCCCATTTAACGACAGCATTTGGTACTACTGTTCCGCGGAAAAAGACAAGGTTCGAATCCTCCGTATCAACGGAGGCATTATCTGTATTAATCGTGAATGAATTATTACTCGTGCCTCCAATAGTTGTTGAAGCTGCAGAGATACTGTTCACGTTGATGTTATCAGCGTAAATTTCGTCCCAATAATATGATGGCGAACCGAGATCTCGCACTGCATTTACGTCAGGGATTAAATCTGAATTGATAGATGCATTAACGGTCAATGTATCAGAAGATGTGTCTCCGATAATGTTTGCATTTCCGTTTACCGTTAAGCTACCGGTTACTGTTGTTGTTGCGAGATTCGCGCTGTTCGTTGCGACAAGATTAGTTGTTGTTGCGTTTGTTGCTGTGAGATTTGTAAAAATGCTTGTAAGCGAAGTGAAGAGTGAGGTGTAAAAATTAGTTGAAGTTGCATTGGTAAATACAGAATTTGTTGCAACCAAATTTGTTGATGTTGCGTTAGTAAACACACCTGTACTTGGAGTTGCTGCACCAATGGGTGTGTTTTCGATGGTTCCTGCGGTGATGGTGAGGTCGTCTGCAACGTTTGCGTCTGGAAGAACTCCTGTTACGTCTGCTGTGAGGTCTATGAGTGACGTTGCAACACTACCCGCTGTTGCCTTTAGAAAGCCTGTGAGTGAGCCGAGTGAAAGTGAGGCAATTGTTGTTGTAGCGAGGGTTGTGGTACCGGTTGCAACGAGATTCGTTGACGTTGCATTTGTTGCAGTTAAATCAGTTACGACGCCGGTCGTAATAGTTGCATCCGTAATAGTTGTTGTAGCAAGATTTGAATTTCCTGAAACGATGAGTGTTCCTGATGTTGTGTCGTTTGCAGCAAGATTTGTGATTGTCGTAGTCGCGAGAGTTGCTGAGTTGGTTGCAACAAAATCAGTTGTTGTTGCGTTGGTAAACGTGGCTTCAGTCGCGGTTAGGTTTGTTGTGAATGTGTTCGTGCTGGTTGCGTTCACTGCGGTAACATTTGTAAATTCGGCGGTGAGTGCTGAGAGGAATGAGCTAAAGAAATTAGTACTCGTTGCATTTACCAATACAGAACTTGTTGCAAAAAGATTCGCTGTCGTGGCATTTGTTGTGAGTAAGTCGGTAATATTTCCTGTTGTAATAGTTGCATCGGTGATGGTTGTGGTTGCAAGGTTCGCGCTGTTCGTTGCGACAAGGTTTGTTGTTGTTGCGTTGGTGAGTATTGCATCATCTGCGGTGAGATTAGCAAATGCACCAGTGATGGCAGTGATAAGCGAAGTGTAAAAATTGGTACTCGTTGCGTTGGTGAGTACTGCGTCTGTTGCTACAAAGTTTGTGGCAGTTGCGTTGTTGACAGTGAGTTCTGTGATGGTCGTGGTTGCGAGAGTAGTAAGACCTGTTGCAGTAAAATCATTTACGGTAAGTGCACCTCCGAGAGATGTAGCTCCAGTCACTGAAAGATTCCCAGCAATACTTACATTATCACCAAACGTTGCTGCATTATTTACAGAAAGTGTCGTGGCTGCAACTGATGTATTGGTAATTCGTGAATTACTAATATCAACATCGCCAAGATTATCGATACGCTGTGTAAGAGCTACTGCATGGAAGTTTCCGGCAACACCGCCGGCGTTTCTTGTCGAAACGCGCACTATTTCCTGACGTAATTCATTTTCTAACTGTTGCAGATCTACCAGCGATACACCGCTTTGAGTAACGATACGTTGTGTTTCTACAACACGTTCTACTACTGGTTGGTTAATTACATTGGTTATATTTCCTGAACCAGTTTGTTGTATCGGTACATATAGTGCATCGGTGTTTGGCGTTGTGGTAACAGTAATTTGAGGAGTATCTGTATTGTTCTGTGCAATAGCTTTTACTGAAAGTTCAACACGACCACGGCTATTTCCTGAATGTACGAACATCAAACTCGAACCGATGTCAGCATTAACCCCAGCAAAGAAACCTTGAACATTAACATATACTTTTCCGAACAAATCCAATGCGCTCACTTGCGCCACTACGTTTTTTCCCAAAACAGAAGCTGCTGGCTGTGAAGCAAAGTCGTCTAGAGCGATAACTGAATTACTAAAATCTGTGTTGATCTTTGTAATAAGATTAGGTAACGCATCAAAAACACTTGCAACCTTAATTATTTCTTCTTCGAAAGTATCAAGTGCAGTAGTTCGATACTGTGCATGAGAAAGTGCTGAGGTACTAAACACCAATGTGACTGCAGTTATGAGAGCCACGGACTTTTGCACAAAAGTGTACACAGGATTCGCGGGCACAATTGGCGTACGAACAATTACCTCTTGCCGAAGACCATCGGCGGCAGCACCAGTTTCAAGCAAACGCTTTCGGAAGTACGTACCGGTGATTGGTTGTTCTAGTTTGTGAACACTAACGGCCTTTTGTACACTTTTGGCTTTTGAAACAATTGGGGTAACGAGATTCTTTTCTACCTTATTTTTGTTTGCTGCGTATACTTCTTCTGCAATTTCTTTTGCCTGCTTTGCGTGTGCAGCAATTTTCTGTGCAAGAATTTTTTGTGCAGGAGCAATTTCTGGTGTCTTATATTCGTCCTTACGCTCTTTAGAAAGTTCTTCCTTGCGTACTACACGAGCATGTTCGATTCGTACAATGTGCTCCTTTAATGAAGTCTCTTCGACAAACCACGCTCGTCCGATTCGGCGACAACTCACAGAACCTTCGCGGCACATTTTTCCAATATAGTCAGGAGTATACCCAGCAGCTTTACCAGCGGCATCCGATGAAAGGTACTTTTTGTTGTCGAGAGTTAAATGTTTGCTCACAAAGTGTTTGATGACTTGTTCGGAACTCCGTTATATCTATATAATACTAGGTATTTCGGCACTCTCCCAACTCTCGCTTGGGGATAAAGTCTGCGCCTTTTTTTGACAAAAAGGACTCTGAAAACAGTCAAAAACCTTCTACTAAAAATAATCAATATCTGGCAATCTCAATTTTTATGCATAATCAAAGTTTCCCAGATACTTTTTTATCTTGAAGAACCTTCCTAACTCACTGCAACTATTTTTATTACTCGATAAGCACGATAACCACCTCCTAACCCTAACAACCCAGGAAAGTACTCAGTGACTTCACAGTCCCTTGTAAGCAGCCAAAGATTACCATTGTCGAGATCTTTAAGGGACAACGATGTGTTCTTCTTAGCGTCTAATTGTTCTTAGAAATATAAACAAAGCGGTTTGTGGGCAGCATTTGTATAGAATTATATAAAATGGCTCTAAATCTCGGCTAGTGCAGGTATACAGTGCCAATCTCGGATATTATCTCGCTATATCTCGGTTATCCGAGGTTCATATTTGCACATCTTATCTTGCACTTTGCTGCCCTTTAGGCGTTTAAAACTAAATAATTCATACTACCATGCAGGAAAAGAGAGCTTATAAGTCCAGTAATCTGCGAGTACCAATTCAGACATGGGATGTCTGAATTGGTACTATCCTGTATAACTCACCCCTCCCACACACATAATGCCTACATACCATCAAAAATATATGGACATCGGATGTTCATATATGTGAATTTTTTAGGAAACGTAAGAGGAGAAAGCTAAAAAAGCTATTATTGTAGTTCTATTCAGAAGAGTAGTTGAATTCTGATCCAGGTAGTATGTCTCCGTACTTATCTTGCATCATTTCGATGAAAGTATTGTCTTCAAATAAGTTGCTCACAGCATCAAGACCAGAGAGACCAAACAGGTATAGATATGCTCCAGTAGAGATAAGAATGAGCGCTAAAATTAGCATGCCTATAACTCCAACAATTGGAAATGAACGCTTTGCGGGTTTACTCTGAATGAAGTAGCTTTCCTCTCGTTCCCTTTTTTGTACCCCGCCTTCCCGAGATGGTATATTTCTAGGCGTGGTTTGAGTAGTTATCGGTGGAACTGCTCTAGGAGTGGAGACAGGACGAATATCGGGGTTCATTTGCTTAATTGGAGGGCGTTCACTTAATATATCACCAGACGCATAGGTTTGGGCTTCATTAAATGCAGTTTCTTTTTTTACAGAAGGAATTTCTGGATTACTTTCAGCTACGTAGCGTACGTTGAAATTGATGTCTCCAGGATCAATATCAGTTTGGATATTTACAGCAACTCCAGTAGCATCCTTTCCAACTGCTCCCTTCTCAGTACTATAACCTTCAGTGCGTACACCACTGGACTGTGCCTGAACTTCAGCCAGTAGACCATCGTTGTGTTTTTTGTGAGCGATAAGTGAGTCCTTACCTACAAACCAACGGCGACCTACTTTTCGTGCTTCTAATTCACCACTTCTGGCAAGCTGACCAATATAATCTTGTGCGTAGCCAGTAACAGCAGCAGCGCGAGATGTTGCGATGTACTCTGTGCCGTCATACTTGAATGTGTCGTCACGAACATTCCCTACCTTCATACCAAGTGCGCTCTTGCCTTGCTCATTTTTATTTTTTGTATCAGCTTCAACACCATTTTCTTGGTACCGCTTCAACCCATTTTCATCGACATACCAATGCCCAGACACTCGTCGACACTCAATTTTATCTTCCCTGCAAAGCTGGCCAATATAGTCCTTCGAATAACCACTCAGCTCTGAAGCACGAGTAGTTGATATTAAAGTGTCATCACCGATAGTAACGTCTTCCATTTAAGCATTGTACAATATCCGCCGAGATATGCGAGATCCCCTCTAAAATGTGTGGATAACGTACCTCGCTTAAGCGAGTTTAGCCTTTATAAGCTCTTTAAGCTTTGCAGGATTCGCAGAACCCTTACTGAGTTTCATACCTTGCCCGACAAGATATTGCAGAGCTTGCTCCTTCCCTTCTTTGTATTCTTTTACCACTTCTTCATTTTGAGATACAAGCGCTTCTATGATTTCGTTAAGTGCCTCATCATCATTTTGTTGCAGCAGACCTGCTTCCTCTGCCAATTCTTTAATGGTCTTACTCTGCTCATGAGGTTTAGCTAAGTGTCCAATTAACTCTACGGCGCCATTAGAAGATATGTCGCCTTGAAGTGCCAGTAGTACAAGCTCACTAAATTCATTTGGACCTATATTCTCTGTAACATGCTCATTGTTCTCTCCTCGTAATGCCACGAGGTTGTTTGTTATGTAGTTAGAAGCAAGCTTTGCGTGTTTAGCTTGATCTTCACTATTAGATTGAGATAATTCGACAACGACTCTCTCGAAAAACTCACAAAGTCTTATATCAGCAACATAGGCTTCTACATCCTCTACCTGTAGCCCGTACGCCTTCTGTAGGCGCTCACGCTTCGCCTGAGGCAGTTCTGGAAGTGTTTCTTGTAAATTGTCTACGGATAGTTCTGGAAGCTCTGAGAGTTTCAATTTGGGCAAATCTGGCTCTGGGAAGTATCGGTAGTCGGCTGCCTCTTCTTTTACACGCTGACTGAATGTAACGGCTTTATTTTCGTCCCATCCCCGTGTTTCTTGAATGATATTCTCGCCTTTTTCTATTATTTCAATCTGCCGCTTTATTTCAAAATCTATGGCACGTTCTACTGCTCTGAATGAGTTCAAATTTTTTACCTCTACCTTAGTTCCTAATTGACCCTTTACTTTAGAGACGGAGATATTCGCTTCCACTCGCATCTCTCCCTTTTCCATATTAGCATCAGATGCTTCTAAGGTGCGTAATAGTAACTGTAACTCACGTGCAAATGCTACGGAATCTTTTGCATTATGTAAGACAGGTTCGGTTACCAGCTCCATAAGCGGTACGCCTGCACGATTAAAATCAACAAGGCTATGGTCTGACTCGTTTGTGTGTGATGAACGAGCAGTATCTTCTTCAAGATGAATACGAGTTAATTCCACACCGTGTAAGATACCTCCAGAAACGAGTGGAAATTCGTACTGACTCAACTGAAAAGCCTTTGGTATGTCAGGATAAAAGTAATTCTTTCTATCAAACTCAGAGTAGTCAGCAAGCTCAC
This genomic stretch from Candidatus Kaiserbacteria bacterium harbors:
- the gatB gene encoding Asp-tRNA(Asn)/Glu-tRNA(Gln) amidotransferase subunit GatB, which produces MFEPTIGLEVHAELRTHTKMFCNSKNDPNEKKPNVNICPVCMAHPGVLPTINKEAVKQVLRVGLAMNGELADYSEFDRKNYFYPDIPKAFQLSQYEFPLVSGGILHGVELTRIHLEEDTARSSHTNESDHSLVDFNRAGVPLMELVTEPVLHNAKDSVAFARELQLLLRTLEASDANMEKGEMRVEANISVSKVKGQLGTKVEVKNLNSFRAVERAIDFEIKRQIEIIEKGENIIQETRGWDENKAVTFSQRVKEEAADYRYFPEPDLPKLKLSELPELSVDNLQETLPELPQAKRERLQKAYGLQVEDVEAYVADIRLCEFFERVVVELSQSNSEDQAKHAKLASNYITNNLVALRGENNEHVTENIGPNEFSELVLLALQGDISSNGAVELIGHLAKPHEQSKTIKELAEEAGLLQQNDDEALNEIIEALVSQNEEVVKEYKEGKEQALQYLVGQGMKLSKGSANPAKLKELIKAKLA